In Candidatus Dormiibacterota bacterium, the following are encoded in one genomic region:
- a CDS encoding HepT-like ribonuclease domain-containing protein — protein MPDTRAALQRMLREGREARELAERFGPHWSSDIAGFKSVLKSLENMGEEVHVGKVDDAFMATHPQTNWAAIEAFRHISVHDYEKVRRELVEGIVAHHLDDTIRQLEAHLREPG, from the coding sequence GTGCCTGACACCCGGGCGGCGTTGCAGCGGATGCTGCGCGAGGGTCGTGAGGCGCGCGAGCTGGCGGAGCGCTTCGGTCCGCACTGGAGCAGCGACATCGCCGGTTTCAAGTCGGTGCTGAAGAGTCTCGAGAACATGGGCGAGGAAGTCCACGTGGGCAAGGTCGACGACGCCTTCATGGCGACGCATCCGCAGACCAACTGGGCGGCGATCGAGGCGTTCCGCCACATCAGCGTCCATGACTACGAGAAGGTGCGGCGGGAGCTGGTCGAGGGAATCGTCGCGCATCACCTCGATGACACCATCCGCCAGCTCGAGGCCCATCTTCGCGAACCGGGCTGA